The Methylomonas koyamae genome has a segment encoding these proteins:
- a CDS encoding glycosyltransferase family 2 protein, with protein MNTSLISVIMPCYNAENYVESAVESVFRQTHANVELIVVDDGSTDKSYSVLTQCQQKYPNLKVFQQSNQGPFPARNLALKHAAGEFIAFLDADDYWAPNFLEKLLQGIENNNADLSYCGWQNVVEGGENGPAYLPPSYEKGDISQAFLASCPWPIHAALVRREIIEKANGFSLRRFSAMDYDLWIRISAITRNIVLVPEVLAFYRWHNHGQISSIKWRQVLDGWQVRKDFVTQNPELVAHIPQERLDELVNGSVFTQAYSAFWKRDLVSSQRLFREIFKSGIWRFKDLKYIGLSFLPYAVLSRIV; from the coding sequence ATGAACACCTCCCTTATTTCCGTAATCATGCCTTGTTACAATGCTGAAAATTACGTTGAGAGCGCAGTCGAAAGCGTGTTTCGGCAAACCCACGCCAATGTGGAATTAATTGTTGTTGACGACGGTTCAACTGATAAAAGTTATTCGGTTCTAACCCAATGCCAACAGAAATACCCGAATCTGAAAGTTTTTCAGCAATCGAATCAAGGCCCTTTTCCGGCCCGGAATTTGGCGCTGAAACATGCCGCCGGCGAGTTTATTGCTTTTCTTGATGCCGACGACTACTGGGCACCGAATTTCCTCGAAAAACTGTTGCAAGGTATCGAGAACAATAACGCCGATCTTAGTTATTGCGGTTGGCAAAATGTGGTTGAAGGCGGAGAAAACGGCCCGGCTTATCTGCCCCCCTCCTATGAGAAAGGCGATATTTCGCAAGCATTTCTCGCGTCTTGCCCATGGCCTATTCACGCCGCCCTGGTGCGGCGAGAAATTATCGAAAAAGCCAACGGTTTTTCGCTGCGCCGATTCAGCGCGATGGACTACGACTTATGGATCCGTATCTCGGCGATTACTCGGAATATTGTTTTAGTACCCGAAGTCTTGGCATTTTATCGCTGGCATAACCATGGTCAGATTTCGTCGATTAAGTGGCGGCAAGTGCTGGATGGCTGGCAAGTCAGAAAGGATTTTGTAACGCAAAACCCCGAATTGGTGGCCCATATTCCCCAGGAAAGGCTAGACGAGTTAGTAAACGGCAGCGTTTTTACTCAAGCGTATTCGGCTTTTTGGAAGCGAGATTTGGTTTCCTCGCAACGCTTATTTCGGGAAATTTTCAAATCCGGTATTTGGCGCTTTAAGGATTTGAAATACATCGGTTTGAGCTTCCTTCCTTATGCTGTTCTCAGCCGGATAGTTTAA
- a CDS encoding ankyrin repeat domain-containing protein: MNPFEQWLEQRGFAPLSEVTVNGCGEHAVILAAREGRSDVLAYLIRERGADLGVCDAYGNNALWAACFAESAECVALLLQAGIDIDYQNPSGSTALIYAASAGKHAIVAQLLAAGANWRLTTADDFSALDLAANRQCLQILRDLSRGVRAD; the protein is encoded by the coding sequence TTGAATCCATTCGAACAATGGCTGGAACAACGCGGCTTCGCCCCGTTGTCCGAGGTAACGGTCAACGGCTGCGGCGAACACGCTGTGATTTTGGCGGCACGCGAAGGCCGCAGCGACGTGTTGGCATATCTGATCCGGGAGCGCGGCGCTGACCTCGGCGTATGCGACGCTTACGGCAACAACGCACTGTGGGCGGCCTGTTTCGCCGAATCCGCCGAGTGCGTCGCCCTGCTGCTGCAAGCCGGCATCGACATCGATTACCAAAATCCCAGCGGTTCGACAGCGCTGATTTACGCCGCCTCGGCCGGCAAACACGCTATCGTCGCACAACTGCTGGCGGCCGGCGCCAATTGGCGTCTGACCACCGCAGACGATTTCAGCGCGCTGGACCTTGCCGCCAACCGCCAGTGTTTGCAAATACTGCGCGACCTCAGCCGCGGCGTCCGCGCCGACTGA
- a CDS encoding IS3 family transposase, with translation MRRFDYGIVTAKAFENAIVHSDRGSRYRSAAYQALLKQYQLICSMSKIGDCYDNAAMESWNHHFKVEAILGERLQTRAKNKQQVFEYIEVYYNRKRLHSKLGYLSTEAFELKQVS, from the coding sequence TTGCGACGCTTTGATTATGGGATTGTGACGGCGAAAGCGTTCGAAAACGCCATCGTTCATTCGGATCGGGGCAGCCGGTATCGTTCGGCAGCCTATCAAGCTCTACTCAAACAATATCAATTGATTTGTAGCATGAGCAAGATAGGCGACTGCTACGATAATGCTGCCATGGAAAGCTGGAACCACCACTTCAAGGTCGAAGCCATTCTTGGAGAACGGCTACAAACACGAGCCAAAAACAAACAACAGGTCTTCGAGTACATCGAAGTGTATTACAATCGCAAACGGCTTCATTCCAAACTGGGCTATCTGTCCACTGAAGCCTTTGAACTTAAACAAGTCTCTTAG
- a CDS encoding putative bifunctional diguanylate cyclase/phosphodiesterase, with the protein MAKDNQKILAIDDMPTNLALLGLALQDDYQIQIATSGARGLELAQDDPPDLILLDIMMPDMDGYETCRRLKLDPRLRDIPVVFITAMNDAEAETHGFALGAADYLTKPLNIEIARLRIRNLLERERLRRELQRREAALRLAASVFAHTHDSVVITDAENRIIDVNNAFSRMTGYSKDEVLGKNPSVLKSGRQSAEFYESMWCSLLGSGYWNGELWNRRKSGEVYAALTSISVVRDEHGRVHHYIGLSADITPLKNHELDLERIAHFDPLTGIPNRVLLADRLSQALAHTRRASNTMAVCYLDLDGFKPINDQFGHDVGDQLLIEISQRIKDCLRAGDTVARIGGDEFVLLLLDFNAAHECQAVLQRMLDRVAEPAAIGGHYVSVSASLGYTLFPADPADAETLLRHADQAMYTAKQGGKNRYHLFDREQDRLCSVRGSNLARIGSALRNGELALYFQPKVNMRSGRILGAEALIRWHHPERGLLLPAAFLPDIEGSDLAIAVGNWVLRQALVHAAQWQAGGLNIPLSVNIAPRHLLDADFVTTLQAGFAQYPQLAANCLELEILETAALEDIGRVTGVMRECQKLGVSFALDDFGTGYSSLTYLKALPAETLKIDQSFIRDILADPEDLAIVAGIINLSAAFNRRVVAEGVESAAHGLLLLELGCDNAQGYGIARPMPAEQLSAWISAWTPHQEWRLGPERQTQPLRVG; encoded by the coding sequence ATGGCTAAAGATAACCAGAAGATCCTTGCCATCGACGACATGCCGACCAATCTGGCGCTGCTGGGATTGGCATTGCAGGACGATTACCAGATCCAGATCGCCACCTCCGGCGCCAGGGGTTTGGAGCTGGCGCAGGACGATCCGCCGGATTTGATACTGCTGGACATCATGATGCCGGACATGGACGGCTACGAAACTTGCCGCCGGTTGAAACTCGATCCGCGGTTACGCGACATTCCGGTCGTGTTCATCACCGCGATGAACGATGCCGAGGCCGAGACCCACGGTTTTGCGCTGGGCGCCGCCGACTACCTGACCAAGCCGCTGAATATCGAAATCGCCCGGCTGCGGATTCGCAACCTGTTGGAACGGGAACGGCTACGCCGCGAGTTGCAGCGGCGCGAGGCGGCTCTGCGCTTGGCCGCCAGCGTATTCGCCCATACCCACGACAGCGTGGTGATCACCGATGCCGAAAACCGGATCATCGACGTCAACAATGCGTTCAGCCGAATGACCGGTTACAGCAAGGACGAGGTCCTGGGTAAAAATCCCAGCGTGCTGAAATCCGGGCGGCAATCGGCCGAATTTTACGAAAGCATGTGGTGTTCGCTGCTCGGCAGCGGCTACTGGAACGGCGAGTTGTGGAACCGGCGTAAAAGCGGCGAGGTATACGCCGCGTTGACATCGATTTCGGTCGTGCGCGACGAACACGGCCGGGTGCACCACTACATCGGCCTTTCCGCCGACATTACGCCGCTGAAGAACCACGAACTCGACCTGGAACGCATCGCCCATTTCGATCCGTTGACCGGCATCCCCAATCGGGTTTTGCTGGCCGACCGCCTGAGCCAGGCCCTGGCGCACACCCGCCGTGCCAGCAATACCATGGCGGTGTGCTATCTGGACCTGGACGGTTTCAAGCCGATCAACGACCAATTCGGCCACGATGTCGGCGATCAGTTACTGATCGAGATATCGCAGCGCATCAAGGACTGTTTGCGCGCCGGCGACACGGTAGCCAGGATCGGCGGCGACGAATTCGTGTTGCTGTTGCTGGATTTTAATGCGGCCCACGAATGCCAGGCCGTGTTGCAGCGCATGCTGGACCGGGTGGCGGAACCGGCCGCAATCGGCGGGCATTACGTCAGCGTTTCGGCCAGCCTCGGTTACACGCTGTTTCCGGCCGACCCGGCCGATGCCGAAACCTTGCTGCGTCATGCCGACCAGGCCATGTACACCGCCAAACAGGGCGGTAAAAACCGTTACCACCTGTTCGATCGCGAGCAGGACCGGCTCTGCTCGGTACGCGGCAGCAACCTGGCGCGGATCGGCTCGGCATTGCGCAACGGCGAATTGGCGCTGTACTTCCAGCCCAAAGTCAATATGCGCAGCGGCCGGATATTGGGCGCCGAAGCCTTGATCCGCTGGCACCATCCCGAACGTGGCTTGTTGCTGCCGGCGGCGTTTCTGCCGGACATCGAAGGCTCAGACCTGGCTATTGCCGTCGGCAACTGGGTACTGCGCCAGGCTTTGGTGCATGCCGCGCAGTGGCAGGCCGGCGGTCTGAATATTCCGCTCAGCGTCAATATCGCGCCGCGGCATTTGTTGGATGCGGATTTCGTTACCACATTGCAAGCCGGTTTTGCCCAATATCCGCAATTGGCGGCGAATTGCCTGGAACTGGAGATTTTGGAAACCGCCGCGCTGGAAGATATCGGCCGCGTCACCGGTGTGATGCGGGAATGCCAGAAACTCGGCGTCAGTTTCGCGCTGGACGATTTCGGTACCGGTTACTCGTCGTTGACCTATTTGAAAGCCCTGCCGGCCGAAACCCTGAAAATCGACCAATCCTTCATCCGCGATATTTTGGCCGATCCGGAGGATCTGGCTATCGTCGCCGGCATCATCAACTTGAGCGCCGCCTTCAACCGCCGCGTCGTCGCCGAAGGCGTGGAAAGTGCTGCCCATGGCTTGCTGTTGCTGGAATTGGGCTGCGACAACGCCCAAGGTTACGGTATCGCCAGGCCGATGCCGGCCGAACAACTGTCGGCTTGGATCTCCGCCTGGACGCCGCACCAGGAATGGCGGTTGGGTCCGGAGCGGCAGACGCAGCCGCTGAGGGTGGGTTAA
- a CDS encoding flavodoxin, which yields MSKIGIFFGTDTGSTRLVAKKIYSLLGEELADKPKNINRASPEDLLKYDALILGTPSYGIGDLPGLAAGCQERSWREFVGLLDGHGFAGKRVALFGLGHQERYASRFASSLIQLYRVFYGYGADIVGRWSSEGYRFEHSDAIVDGEFVGLVLDQRTQAHLTDERLRVWLAQITPQLLPVMAEAA from the coding sequence ATGAGCAAAATCGGCATTTTTTTCGGCACCGACACCGGCAGCACCCGGCTAGTCGCTAAAAAGATATACAGCCTGTTGGGCGAAGAACTGGCGGACAAACCGAAAAACATCAACCGCGCCAGTCCCGAGGATTTGCTGAAATACGACGCGCTGATCCTGGGCACGCCAAGCTACGGCATTGGCGATTTGCCTGGCCTGGCCGCCGGCTGCCAGGAACGCAGTTGGCGCGAATTCGTCGGCTTGCTCGACGGCCACGGCTTCGCCGGCAAACGCGTGGCCTTGTTCGGTTTGGGCCATCAGGAACGCTATGCCTCGCGCTTCGCCAGCTCTTTGATTCAACTGTATCGGGTATTCTACGGCTACGGCGCCGACATCGTAGGCCGCTGGAGCAGCGAAGGCTACCGCTTCGAACATTCCGATGCCATCGTCGACGGCGAATTCGTCGGCCTGGTACTGGACCAACGCACCCAAGCCCATTTAACCGACGAACGGCTGCGGGTCTGGCTGGCGCAAATCACGCCGCAGTTGTTGCCGGTCATGGCCGAAGCGGCATAA
- a CDS encoding DDE-type integrase/transposase/recombinase gives MTDEIKLVFDDEKSRAGSPRIAKRLNDEGWLYLVVVLELYSRKAIGWAMAEHMTTSLVCDALIMGL, from the coding sequence ATGACCGATGAGATCAAACTGGTATTTGACGATGAAAAGTCACGCGCTGGTTCGCCACGAATAGCCAAGCGCCTTAACGATGAGGGCTGGCTTTATCTAGTGGTTGTCTTGGAATTGTATTCACGCAAAGCCATCGGTTGGGCGATGGCAGAACACATGACTACCAGCCTGGTTTGCGACGCTTTGATTATGGGATTGTGA
- a CDS encoding transposase, producing the protein MKYNDQTVITTVKPKRNKYTPQFKEQALERVKQGGGTKSAKDLGIAQAMPYSRQAKNSQTGQPFEEQKLQQAEIARLKRANARLEQEIAFLKKAAAYLCPMGTLPSNPGRLHGCKW; encoded by the coding sequence ATGAAATACAACGATCAAACAGTCATTACCACTGTAAAACCTAAACGCAATAAATATACACCCCAGTTTAAAGAGCAAGCCTTGGAGCGAGTCAAGCAAGGCGGTGGCACCAAGTCCGCCAAAGATTTAGGCATAGCTCAGGCGATGCCTTATAGCAGGCAAGCCAAAAACAGCCAAACCGGTCAGCCCTTTGAAGAGCAAAAACTGCAACAGGCAGAAATCGCGCGGCTTAAACGGGCAAATGCTCGCCTGGAACAGGAAATCGCATTTTTAAAAAAGGCGGCAGCGTATTTATGCCCTATGGGTACTTTGCCAAGCAACCCCGGTCGACTGCATGGATGCAAGTGGTAG
- a CDS encoding 4Fe4S-binding leucine-rich repeat protein, protein MAMHSTEAQAPDLTPLADCNQCAYRDTLLANEGCKPGDVCILAQSGRQIDRFLKRHPGLAGHYIADEFWERRAIAARYLPTNLLRPLLNDPDEAVRRVLAYRVPLDWLLELRQDSDREVRVTVADRLPETQLELMADDLDYLVRAYVAKRLPKGRLFRLVADPDTEVRRIVAERIPSVSLGLMAEDKETNIRRIVAQRMEIEDLALLSRDPDWTVRYEVAIRAEDDLLAQLAEDPDPEVSQIARDRLANQPERQASDER, encoded by the coding sequence ATGGCGATGCACAGTACCGAAGCGCAAGCCCCGGATCTAACCCCGCTGGCCGACTGCAACCAATGCGCGTACCGGGACACGCTGCTGGCTAACGAGGGCTGCAAACCGGGCGACGTCTGCATCCTCGCCCAAAGCGGCCGCCAAATCGACCGCTTCCTGAAACGGCACCCCGGCCTGGCCGGCCACTATATCGCCGACGAGTTCTGGGAGCGTCGTGCCATCGCCGCCCGCTATCTGCCGACCAATTTGTTGCGACCGCTGCTGAACGACCCCGACGAAGCGGTGCGCCGGGTGCTAGCCTACCGGGTGCCATTGGACTGGCTGCTGGAATTGCGCCAGGATAGCGACCGCGAAGTCCGGGTCACGGTTGCCGACCGGCTGCCGGAGACCCAATTGGAATTGATGGCCGACGATCTGGACTATCTGGTGCGCGCTTACGTGGCCAAACGCTTGCCGAAAGGCCGCCTGTTCCGTTTGGTGGCCGATCCGGACACCGAAGTGCGGCGCATCGTCGCCGAACGTATCCCCAGCGTCAGCCTGGGGCTGATGGCGGAAGACAAGGAGACCAACATCCGCCGCATCGTCGCCCAACGCATGGAGATCGAGGATTTAGCCTTGCTGAGCCGGGACCCGGATTGGACCGTCCGCTATGAAGTGGCCATCCGCGCCGAAGACGACTTACTGGCGCAACTGGCGGAAGACCCGGACCCGGAAGTCAGCCAAATTGCCCGGGACCGCCTTGCCAACCAACCCGAACGGCAGGCATCCGATGAGCGCTGA
- a CDS encoding sensor histidine kinase, giving the protein MSVPAGQQALLDRIEHLEARLRKVSEEKANLYLILHMVELLNPIAGVDSMLENLMMALCGSLGGSNVEIYYLDEGEIQYANLAGERRTVGKIDDPLVANVFAQRRFVEQPSDSAHTLLRGSTPAVACTWVMPLLAGNELIGVVKMTDMLGSAQMRDYLTPFFSHMALILSNEIKTRVAEAANKAKSNFLATMSHEIRTPLNGILGMAQLLALPDCSPEKHRECARTILSSGQTLLTLLNDVLDLSKIEANRLELNYAAVAPAHILREVHSLFGESARQKNLTLAAVWRGPAEQCYLLDQIRLRQMLSNLVSNAIKFSDSGEIALQGRELGRDKAGARLEFSVADTGVGIGAEQQRLLFKPFSQIDAGSTRRYAGTGLGLSIVRRFAELMGGEAGVDSVLGQGSRFWFRIGAEPIECPLLANGVNGRAVPQEAVQAVESPAAAAETALNGREPPAAIPPAEIALLRDLPQLGAELDELERLLVKNMFQAVGQYQRLQAEVEPPVAAERFAAIGQAVNDMKFEQALAQLRLFRAALNSEAG; this is encoded by the coding sequence ATGTCCGTCCCAGCCGGCCAGCAGGCATTACTGGACCGCATCGAGCACCTGGAAGCCCGCTTGCGCAAAGTATCGGAAGAAAAAGCCAACCTGTATCTGATTCTGCACATGGTGGAATTGTTGAACCCGATTGCCGGCGTCGACAGCATGCTGGAAAATTTGATGATGGCTTTATGCGGCAGTCTGGGCGGCAGCAACGTCGAAATCTACTATCTGGACGAAGGCGAGATCCAATACGCCAATTTGGCCGGCGAGCGCCGTACGGTCGGCAAAATCGACGATCCGTTGGTGGCCAATGTATTCGCTCAGCGCCGTTTCGTGGAACAGCCCAGCGATTCGGCGCATACCCTGCTACGCGGTTCGACGCCGGCCGTCGCTTGCACTTGGGTGATGCCGTTGCTGGCCGGCAACGAATTGATCGGCGTGGTCAAAATGACCGATATGCTCGGCAGCGCGCAAATGCGCGACTATCTGACCCCCTTTTTTTCGCACATGGCCTTGATTTTGAGCAACGAGATCAAAACCCGGGTTGCCGAGGCGGCAAACAAGGCTAAAAGCAACTTTCTGGCAACGATGTCCCACGAAATTCGTACCCCATTGAACGGCATCCTCGGCATGGCGCAATTGCTGGCCCTGCCCGACTGCTCGCCGGAAAAACACCGCGAGTGCGCCCGCACCATTCTGTCTTCCGGCCAAACCCTGTTGACGCTGCTGAACGACGTGCTGGATCTATCCAAGATCGAAGCCAATCGCCTGGAATTAAATTACGCGGCGGTGGCCCCGGCCCATATTCTGCGGGAAGTGCATTCGCTGTTCGGCGAAAGCGCCCGCCAAAAAAATCTGACGTTGGCCGCGGTCTGGCGCGGGCCGGCCGAACAATGCTATCTACTCGACCAAATTCGGCTGCGGCAAATGCTGTCCAATCTGGTCAGCAACGCCATTAAATTCAGCGACTCCGGCGAAATCGCCTTGCAGGGCCGCGAACTCGGCCGTGACAAGGCCGGCGCGCGGCTGGAGTTTTCGGTGGCTGACACCGGCGTCGGCATCGGCGCGGAACAACAGCGCCTGCTGTTCAAGCCGTTCAGTCAAATCGACGCCGGTTCGACCCGACGCTATGCCGGCACCGGGCTGGGCCTGTCCATCGTGCGGCGTTTTGCCGAATTAATGGGCGGCGAAGCCGGCGTGGACAGCGTGCTCGGCCAGGGCTCGAGGTTTTGGTTTCGGATTGGGGCGGAACCGATCGAATGCCCGCTGCTTGCGAATGGAGTCAACGGCAGAGCGGTGCCTCAGGAAGCGGTCCAAGCTGTCGAATCGCCGGCGGCAGCGGCGGAGACGGCGCTTAACGGCCGGGAGCCGCCAGCGGCAATACCGCCCGCGGAAATCGCGTTGCTGCGCGATTTACCGCAGCTTGGCGCAGAATTGGACGAACTGGAACGGCTATTGGTGAAGAACATGTTCCAGGCGGTCGGCCAGTACCAGCGGCTGCAAGCCGAAGTTGAGCCGCCGGTTGCGGCGGAACGGTTTGCCGCGATTGGCCAAGCGGTGAACGATATGAAGTTCGAACAAGCTTTAGCCCAACTGCGGCTGTTTCGCGCCGCGCTAAACTCCGAGGCTGGCTAG
- a CDS encoding class I SAM-dependent methyltransferase yields the protein MPLSKLNNPIYWLWRNIKEQSKVFPKMSDLSNLADTARIRHIQWLHESGDCRNPDNLAGELMTSKVRKECFKLNSEAIAKMRKNPYYYYLVARTKFYDQLLLNAVATGVHRILILGAGFDTRLYRFGEQLAKRGIEVAECDQPDAVEIKQKLAKQLPYSERVRYLSIDLNNQNSWNGLMDWLDTENTCTTLIFAEGVSPYVDSSKFLSFLANIASQISSDSLLAYDFKRVGARDDFGVTEDVRSPFRLPLNKELIKEKHTSLGFTQVSFISSLELMQTYIPSWDKELSPLFDEDALLKISR from the coding sequence GTGCCGTTATCCAAACTAAATAATCCCATTTATTGGCTATGGAGAAACATCAAAGAACAATCGAAGGTGTTTCCAAAGATGTCAGACCTAAGCAACTTAGCAGACACCGCGCGTATCCGCCATATACAATGGTTACATGAGAGCGGCGATTGTCGAAACCCAGATAATCTAGCTGGCGAGTTGATGACTTCTAAAGTCCGCAAGGAATGTTTTAAACTCAACAGCGAAGCTATCGCCAAAATGCGCAAAAACCCATATTATTATTATTTGGTAGCGCGAACTAAGTTCTATGATCAACTACTCCTTAATGCGGTCGCGACTGGCGTTCACCGCATATTGATCCTTGGAGCGGGATTTGATACTCGCCTGTATCGCTTTGGTGAACAACTCGCCAAGCGGGGCATTGAAGTTGCGGAATGCGATCAACCCGACGCAGTCGAAATAAAGCAGAAACTCGCTAAACAACTCCCATATTCAGAGCGAGTTCGATATTTGAGTATAGACCTTAATAATCAGAACTCCTGGAATGGCTTGATGGATTGGCTCGATACAGAAAACACTTGTACAACGCTTATTTTTGCCGAAGGCGTGAGTCCATATGTGGACAGCTCTAAGTTTTTAAGTTTCTTGGCTAATATAGCCAGCCAGATATCCAGTGACAGCCTGCTGGCGTACGATTTCAAGCGAGTTGGAGCGAGAGACGACTTCGGAGTAACAGAAGACGTACGTTCGCCTTTTCGACTACCATTGAACAAGGAACTCATCAAGGAAAAACACACTAGTCTTGGCTTCACGCAGGTTTCGTTTATTTCATCCCTAGAGTTAATGCAGACCTATATTCCTAGCTGGGATAAGGAATTATCCCCACTATTTGATGAAGATGCGCTGCTAAAAATTAGCCGTTAA
- a CDS encoding methyl-accepting chemotaxis protein — protein MLSTTAIAKRVDFQLTAAAIFMSIGFELWHLLTDRFVPHGYLALMLLLGVASVLSSRSRAKWYSEQQSRMAALDAVISEYQQLSDQVLGQAGRKITDFQSEMDTAKNLIKDSVGKLHGSLTGLQTLSAKQQAVLVTLIDQMLLMTGNCEQEQEQERVGIHRFFSEANHLIDEFVRKIKELNDNSRRISHSFNQMKTQVERISGLLNQITSITTQTDLLALNAAIEAARAGEAGRGFAVVADEVRKLAHNTSEFNNQIRGTLADILRSMSDIDASVTLANNTDLSIAEDSQENLMQIGTELVALSKLAREHSHQITEVTEQMHQLTMEGVVAVQFEDIVTQMMGRLSQKNQAIGDIFHKFMELHRDRDESSGLQRFDKRVSGLKLLLNHSTKPDSMQMPAFSGQDVELF, from the coding sequence ATGTTGTCCACCACCGCGATTGCCAAGCGCGTCGATTTCCAATTGACTGCCGCAGCTATTTTCATGTCGATAGGATTCGAGCTATGGCATTTACTGACCGACCGTTTCGTGCCGCATGGCTACTTGGCTTTAATGCTGCTGTTAGGCGTCGCTAGCGTTTTGTCGTCGCGGAGTCGGGCCAAATGGTACTCCGAGCAACAGAGCCGTATGGCCGCACTCGACGCGGTGATCAGCGAATACCAGCAGTTATCCGACCAAGTGTTGGGCCAAGCCGGTCGGAAAATCACCGATTTCCAGAGCGAAATGGATACGGCGAAAAATTTGATCAAAGATTCGGTCGGTAAATTGCACGGTAGCTTGACCGGTTTGCAAACGCTTTCGGCAAAACAACAGGCGGTCTTGGTCACGTTAATCGACCAGATGTTGCTGATGACCGGCAACTGTGAGCAGGAGCAGGAGCAAGAACGAGTCGGAATCCACCGTTTTTTCAGCGAAGCCAATCATCTGATCGACGAATTCGTCCGCAAAATTAAGGAACTCAACGACAACAGCCGGCGTATTTCCCATAGTTTTAACCAAATGAAAACCCAGGTCGAGCGGATTAGCGGCCTGCTGAACCAGATTACATCGATTACCACGCAAACCGACTTGCTTGCACTCAATGCCGCTATCGAAGCGGCTAGAGCGGGCGAAGCCGGACGCGGCTTTGCGGTTGTCGCCGATGAAGTTAGAAAGTTGGCTCACAATACCAGCGAATTCAACAACCAAATTCGCGGCACTCTGGCGGATATTTTGCGGTCGATGTCGGATATCGACGCCAGTGTCACGCTGGCAAATAATACCGACTTGAGTATCGCCGAAGATTCCCAGGAAAATTTGATGCAGATCGGTACTGAGTTGGTTGCGCTTTCGAAGTTAGCGCGCGAACACTCGCACCAGATCACCGAAGTCACCGAGCAGATGCATCAATTAACCATGGAAGGCGTCGTCGCCGTCCAATTCGAAGACATCGTTACCCAGATGATGGGCCGCTTGTCCCAGAAAAATCAGGCAATTGGCGATATTTTTCATAAGTTTATGGAATTGCACCGGGATCGCGATGAAAGTAGCGGCCTGCAACGCTTCGATAAACGCGTTTCCGGTTTGAAATTATTGTTGAATCACTCGACAAAGCCCGATTCGATGCAAATGCCAGCGTTTTCCGGCCAAGACGTGGAGTTGTTTTAA
- a CDS encoding glycosyltransferase has protein sequence MKPSTTVNNEINVAICSYNSADYLPKLLQELITQSCPIPFNILVIDNNSTDDTLKVVSDFAAASQIPIRYVHEPKQGIVFARNRAIDESLASRYIIFIDADELPEKGWLQAAVLSLSNENADCVGGKINISLPYHPNWLNDDLLPFYGQIDYGQNSFKITDESKPIWSGNVAYNMRIFQNGLLRFDSRYNRKGEGIGGGSDAIMFQHLLRNDYHLIYEPNMSILHLIPEKKINRSYFLKLHFIAGKKFGTFKAPPDGTKLFGIPGFMYLQLLSKIYKFFIIYFKKPHAYMREAMNLTYHLGMMRSLAKLKIIS, from the coding sequence ATGAAACCATCAACTACTGTAAATAACGAAATCAATGTCGCAATATGTAGCTACAATTCGGCCGATTATTTACCTAAGCTGCTTCAGGAATTAATCACACAAAGCTGCCCGATTCCTTTTAATATTTTAGTTATTGACAATAACAGCACAGATGACACTCTTAAAGTGGTTTCCGATTTCGCTGCCGCTAGTCAAATCCCTATTCGTTACGTTCACGAGCCAAAACAAGGGATTGTTTTCGCTCGTAATAGAGCAATAGACGAAAGCTTGGCAAGCCGTTACATTATTTTCATAGACGCCGACGAACTTCCCGAAAAAGGCTGGCTACAAGCAGCAGTATTAAGCTTGAGCAATGAAAATGCTGATTGCGTAGGAGGCAAAATAAATATCTCGTTGCCTTATCACCCGAATTGGTTAAATGACGATCTCTTGCCGTTCTATGGCCAAATAGACTACGGTCAGAATTCATTTAAAATAACTGACGAATCCAAACCCATTTGGAGTGGTAACGTTGCTTACAACATGCGAATATTCCAAAATGGATTGTTGCGATTTGATAGTCGTTATAACCGCAAGGGAGAAGGCATAGGTGGTGGCTCGGATGCAATTATGTTTCAGCATTTGCTGCGAAATGATTATCATCTAATTTATGAACCCAATATGTCCATTTTACATCTAATACCGGAAAAAAAAATCAACCGCAGTTATTTCTTAAAACTGCATTTTATTGCCGGCAAGAAATTCGGCACATTCAAAGCCCCTCCTGACGGAACAAAATTATTTGGAATCCCGGGATTTATGTATTTACAATTGCTCAGTAAAATATATAAATTTTTTATTATTTATTTTAAGAAGCCCCATGCTTATATGCGCGAAGCCATGAACCTCACCTACCACCTAGGTATGATGAGATCTTTAGCTAAATTAAAAATTATTTCATAG